From Gemmatimonadaceae bacterium, the proteins below share one genomic window:
- a CDS encoding acetamidase/formamidase family protein, with the protein MHRFILGSLTSCVLLATAATAQTAAVPPRPGHLYHLMPTPTTVAWGYYDAAAKPVLRVQSGDEVDVGTLITSTPSRLEGAGVDSADVQQSLRDIVDNVKDHGPGGHILTGPIYVEGADSGDVLEVRIESIDLAIPYAYNAFGPRSGFLPEDFPYSRMKIIPLDRDKMVAHFAPGIDIPLHPFFGSIGDAPPAAMGRVSSAPPGIFAGNLDNKELVAGTTLYIPVWTKGALLEIGDGHAGQGNGEVDITAMETSLRGRFQLIVRKDLHAQWPRAETPTHYIAMGIDKDLVTATKNAIREAINFLVTTKGLTRDEAYMLVSVSSDVDITELVDGNVGVHVMIPKAIFTH; encoded by the coding sequence GTGCATCGGTTCATTCTCGGGTCCCTCACAAGTTGCGTCCTGCTGGCCACCGCCGCCACGGCACAGACCGCCGCGGTGCCGCCGCGCCCGGGCCATCTCTATCACCTGATGCCCACGCCCACCACGGTCGCCTGGGGCTACTACGACGCCGCCGCCAAGCCGGTGCTGCGCGTCCAGTCGGGAGACGAGGTGGACGTCGGCACGCTCATCACCTCCACCCCGTCGCGTCTCGAGGGCGCCGGCGTCGATTCCGCCGACGTGCAGCAGTCCCTGCGCGACATCGTCGACAACGTCAAGGACCACGGGCCCGGCGGGCACATCCTCACCGGTCCGATCTACGTCGAGGGCGCCGATTCCGGCGACGTGCTCGAGGTGCGCATCGAGTCCATCGACCTCGCCATCCCGTACGCCTACAACGCCTTCGGACCGCGCAGCGGCTTCCTGCCCGAGGATTTCCCGTATTCGCGAATGAAGATCATCCCCCTCGACCGCGACAAGATGGTCGCCCATTTCGCGCCGGGCATCGACATCCCGCTGCACCCGTTCTTCGGCAGCATCGGAGACGCTCCACCCGCCGCCATGGGCCGCGTGAGCAGCGCGCCGCCGGGCATCTTCGCCGGCAATCTCGACAACAAGGAACTCGTGGCCGGCACCACGCTCTACATCCCGGTGTGGACCAAGGGCGCGCTGCTCGAGATCGGCGACGGCCACGCCGGCCAGGGCAACGGCGAGGTGGACATCACGGCCATGGAGACGTCGCTGCGAGGCCGGTTCCAACTGATCGTGCGCAAGGACCTCCACGCCCAATGGCCCCGCGCCGAGACGCCCACGCACTACATCGCCATGGGGATCGACAAGGATCTCGTCACCGCCACCAAGAACGCCATCCGCGAAGCCATCAACTTCCTGGTCACCACCAAGGGCCTCACGCGCGACGAGGCATATATGCTCGTCAGCGTCTCGTCCGACGTCGATATCACGGAATTGGTGGATGGCAATGTGGGCGTCCACGTGATGATTCCCAAGGCGATCTTCACGCACTGA
- a CDS encoding DUF2007 domain-containing protein — MVRPSAWVKLTTYSSALDADVAVSQLEAADIPALARGNDIVGLFGPGFQGATARGVDVLVPEAALKDARAVLELD, encoded by the coding sequence ATGGTGAGACCATCTGCGTGGGTGAAGCTCACGACGTACAGCTCGGCGCTCGACGCCGACGTGGCGGTATCGCAGCTGGAGGCCGCGGACATTCCGGCGCTGGCCCGGGGCAACGACATCGTCGGCCTCTTCGGGCCGGGGTTCCAGGGGGCCACGGCGCGGGGCGTGGACGTGCTCGTGCCGGAGGCGGCGCTCAAGGATGCGCGTGCCGTGCTCGAGCTGGACTAG
- a CDS encoding c-type cytochrome gives MAQRGGDEGPPGGRGELPPGERFRFRRVPLTPEQRAARRDSATADRQRLVDEVMKTIAGRENEPAGKVFKNVKLLKDMPAGKFLELMNNDYGKALGRNCNFCHVPDHWDSDKRKEKQTARMMIQMTDSINDAYLVKLKNPRGMWPHIDCVTCHRGFNEPNKALLAP, from the coding sequence GTGGCTCAACGCGGCGGAGACGAAGGTCCCCCGGGTGGCCGCGGCGAGCTGCCGCCCGGCGAGCGCTTCCGCTTCCGCCGAGTCCCCCTCACCCCCGAGCAGCGTGCCGCGCGGCGCGACTCCGCTACCGCCGATCGCCAGCGCCTCGTGGACGAAGTCATGAAGACGATCGCCGGGCGTGAGAACGAGCCCGCCGGCAAGGTCTTCAAGAACGTCAAGCTGCTCAAGGACATGCCGGCCGGAAAATTCCTCGAACTCATGAACAACGACTACGGCAAGGCGCTCGGCCGGAACTGCAACTTCTGCCACGTTCCCGATCACTGGGACAGCGACAAGCGCAAGGAGAAGCAGACGGCGCGGATGATGATCCAGATGACGGATTCGATCAACGACGCCTATCTGGTGAAGTTGAAGAACCCGCGCGGCATGTGGCCGCACATCGATTGCGTCACCTGCCACCGCGGGTTCAACGAGCCCAACAAGGCGCTCCTCGCCCCGTAG